The genomic DNA ACCCTGAacacaaagaaacataaaagaaacaCCTTTCCCAGGAAATGATGGCTAAGGTGATCGCTAGGAAACACAGCGCATGGAGAAAGCACCCCCTCATCGCACAGACAGGTCTGGAGTTGGACAGCGTGACAGAGTACCTGAAGTGTGACTTAGGAAATTCTGTATTTTCGTCCTTCACCCTCAGGTAAAACTGCAGCATTAACCTTTCAAGCGAAAGTTGGCTACACTACGTGATAGCTGCTGAAGGACTAATGAATAAAAAAAGGGATTCAGAGGTTCAGTTTACCTAGAAAATAGATTTTGCATTTAAACAGAGGTTCATTTTGTCCATAAAGCATTCAAAGTATATGGTTCACAAACCCCACACTGGGAACAGAAAAACTTCATGGGCAGACCAAAGCTTACTCTGTGTCCGACAGGATTGTGTAAACACTAAAAAGTGAAACCTATTGACCCACCACCCACAAACTAACTTCTCATCAGCATAAAATACATCCTGGAAATCTAAACTACTGCAGCCCGTGGGCCAGTGTCAGTTATAGCAACAATGACATCAAGGTTTTCCACACAACTCCCAGCATCTCCACTTCGCAGGACAGACGAGATGTGACCACACATCTGTACCATGATAAATCCTTTGACAAGTTTTTTCCCCACTcccaagaacaggaaaaaaacccacacaaactcaaaccccaaaccaaattgTATTCTTCGTGCAGAGGTGGATGTGCCATACAGACAATCCTCAAACCATTTCTGAAGCCCGCAAAGCTCAGTTGTTCTTATTATCAGAAAGAACCCCGATGTACTAATTTCACTCTTACTGTTGTTACACAAGAAGCGTTCTTTATTGGCTCTTGTAAAGGAACTGGAAATGGAGGCAGCATTTTAGCGAGCTACTTGAAACAGTCTGGTACAAACATACATATCGGAACAACAAAATTAATCTCAGTTTACAGTAGCCTTATTAATGTGTCAACACTGATTTCAAGGAGCGTATGTGTGATTTAACAGTTTACCAAGTTATTCTACTATTCAGGAGCAATACAAAGACAGAATGAAGTCACTGGCCAGACTCAGAAACTGCACGTAATAAGAAATTCAGATACAACCACTTTCTTAACTGTGTGTGAAATTACGACCAGGGTGTTCTGCCGCATTTTAAATGCTGGCTAGAGAGTAAAGCTAAAGCTTAAGTGTTCTAGACGTGAAGTTTCCCATATCCCTTCCCACAGCAAAAAGGGAACTGTACTCTCTTCAACCATTAAAACCTTACCTTAAGACCTTCAGTCTGTGGAGGGGGAACTCTGTTACACTACTTTCTTCCAAGTTTTCCAAAACTCTTACTTTACAATAAGCAATGGGATACCAATGAGATACTTAATTTCATTGCTGATTTTGAGAAGCAACAATAGAATTAAGCCTGGTAAACTTCGACTTGCTGATACCATCAAGAAGTATCTCAGAGGAATTACTCGTACAGAATTTCCTACGTGTGCTACCACCAGCTGTGCTAGCGGTAGCAATACTATATTGTTGTAAATAACCATTTTATGCACAAGCGGCTGCTGAGCACGATCACTGAAAAcagacataaattaaaaaaaaaaaaaaagatatctgtaAGTTGACTGCCTGCCTATCAGTAGCAACAGCCGCTTTTTCCACATTGCTGTGGAACCCTCTGCTCTGGCCTTGCCCCGGGTACCAGGAAGGGGTGACCAGGGTCTCCACGGTGCTGTCACTGGCCTCGCTGCTCGGACCACGGGCCCGGTGgcccgggcagcccccccggctcgGGGAGCCCGACCCCCATCAGCAGCCCAGGGTTCCCACCGCTCCCACCCCCGCCTCTCGCCGGGCCGGCCAGACCTTCGGCGAGGGAGCTTCTTCGGCCGGTTCTCCGCCCcggcgcagccccccccggcccgggcagAGGCCCGACCCCGCCGTCCGCCCGCTCACCTCCTCGCTCTCGCCGCGGGAGCCGGCTGCCAGGCGGGAGACGCTCTCCAGCACCTCGCAGAACTGCTCCAGGCTGACGGCCTCGTCGCCGCGGCTGAGGCGCTCCTCCAGCCAGCGCACCAGCGTGCTGTGGTGTCGCGACACCAGCGACTCGGGCAGCGCCGCCTCCCGCAGCCGCGCCGTGGCTTCCCGCAGCCGGGCCTGGTCCAGCAGCACCTcggccgggggcagcggcggcgccgggctggcggcggcggcgccggacGGGAAGGCAGCGCCGGGCTGaggcgcggcggccgccccctCCATGCCTTCCTCggcgccctcctcctcctcctcgctgctgtgGCTCGCCGCCGTCCCCATGAGCCCTTCGGAGGCGCCGGCGCTCGGCAGAGccgcttctcctccttcctccggccgccggctccgcccggtccggcccggcccggcttaGTCAGCAACTTCCCGGCCCGCCGCACCTGTCAGcgcccgccggcggcggccgcgccaCACTGCCGCCAAGCGACACCCGGCGTCGCAAAGTCCCGCCCCGGAACGGCTGCGCCGCGCGACACTCAGCCGTAAAGCACACACACCCTCTATAACGGACACACACCGCACTGGCCACGCTGCCGTCAGCCGCCGCCACGCTGCCGTGCGGCGAAGAAAGTGTCGTGAAAGGTGACGGGCGCGGTCGTGTCGCGGCCCCATGCGGCGGGgtgcggcagcggcggcggcgcttcTGTGCCTGGGGGCCGCCTGCCTGCTGGGCCGCGGGTTCGATCCCCGCGcctggctgctgccgccgccccgccacCGCCTGCTAAGTGCGGCCGAACTGGCCCGGTACCGGGGGGCGGAGGGCGAGCCCGGCCTCTACCTCGCCGTGCTGGGCCGCGTCTTCGACGTGGAGCGCGGCCGCAAGCACTACGGCCCCGGCGGCGCCTACAGCGGCCTCGCAGGTAGCGCCTgaggggcggggaggcgggggcgcCCTAGGACCTCGGGTTCGAGTCTCGGGGGGGCCTGATGGGGCTCAGAGCGGGCCTGGCAGGGTTCGATGGGGCCTGGCAAGGGTCGGAAGGGCCTGACGGGGCTCACTGGCGCCTGACACGGCTGGGTGGGGGGTAACGGGGCTCAGTGGGGGCTCGGAGGGGCCTGGCAGGCCTTGTCTGGGGCTCACTCCCTGTCTGGGGGGCTCAGGGCCTGTCTGCCCCTCAGGGAGAGATGCCACCAGAGCATTTGCCACGGGCGACTTCACCCCGATGGGGCTGGTGGACGACGTCTCGGGGCTGTTGCCGGGCGAGATGCTCGCCATCCAGAGCTGGCTCTCCTTCTACAGTGACAACTACGACCCCGTGGGTGAGTGGTTCTGGAAAGGGAAATGGGGCAGGCGGGCGAGGGTGGGCCTGTGGCGATGGCAGGTCCGGGATGCCGCTCTGTGTAGGCCAGGCTTCGTCTACAACATGTTGGACGTGGTGAAGGTCCTTCACCTGCACCGCTGGAGACTGAAAGCTGTGAGCgaccagctggagcagctgctaaACCAGACCTAGTTTGAGGTCTGCTTTCCTCAAAGGCGAAGCTGAACGGTTTTTCTCCCCTGGGCTGtcagctgcagctctctgtcctgcTTTTATTTGTCTCGGCTGAGCAGAAGGCGCGGAGCCAGCGCTGCGAGCACCGAAATTAGCAGGACTCAGGAGACTGTAGGAGCAGCGGTGCAGGGCAACTATTTTGGGGAATGAGGTGCATGGGCAGGAAAGACTTCTGGGATCTGCAGCTGAAAGTGGCATTGACTCTCTGTGCCTAAGCTTATCCTGCATAGATTTATTAGCATGGGTAAATCACTGTGTGATCCAAGAATGGAAGGGATGTAAACtcagtttggttttaaaattgAACCACGGTGAGATCCTcctttatttgtctttaaataaaaataattaaaaagaaataacaaaaccaaaacaagaactATTAATTTTCCTAGCCTGGAAACACTGTGGTCTTAACTGATCTTCtctcccagggaagctggtgggcAGGTTCTACGATGAAAATGGAACACCAACGGAAGCCTTAAGGCAGGCAGAGGCTGCGATTGAGGAAGCTCTGACGTTCAAAGCAGAAAGCgagcagaggaagcagcagtTTCCACCCTGCAACTCTGAATGGAGCTCTGCTAAGGGCAGCCGATTCTGGTGCTCCAGACAGAGGTAAACTGCCTTCCTGCCATCATGCTTGGACCCTTTggagcaaagaatttctgccctttttttggATGCCCTGAGCTTTGTCATTGCCTCTTCCAGCAGGAGTGGCATAGGAAGATGTCCTAGGTCCTGCAGTCGCCGTGCTTTGTAGTCTGTAGGTGAGGTCTGCTGACAGAAGGGCACGGTGCTAACATGCCGAGTGCTGGCACGGCTGGAGCACACCAGGCATggtcccttcccctgcctgcattccccaggCTGTGCTTTCTGACGGGGCAGAACCGGCTGTTCCCTGCGCCAGGTTGAGCCGCTGCTGCTCTGTGAATCGGAGTCCCCAGATTTTCTCTGCCAGTCCAGAAACCACTCGTAGCCTCCACCCAGTCTGGAGCTGCCCGGAGGTGCAGGTTGGGCTGGTGAAAATGTTCTCCAGCATGAGGCAGCGGAGGGGAACTCTGCTCACTGACCTGGTGAGCgggtaaaaggaaaacaaagtttcatCGCAGTCATTATGCTTTTAGGAACTATTTCTGAGGCTAAAACTCTTCTGTCACACTGGAATCAAAATCAGGTTTCAGAATTTGCCACATGTGCATGTGATCCTCCTGTTCTCAGGAAAACAGGACAGAAATCCCATTAGGACCGTCTGCTGCATTCgaacaggtttttttcacctATTGGGAATGCAAGGATTAGCTCATGTTTTTCAGTTTCACAACCTGTCTCACAGGCTACTGCCACAAGAGTTTTCACTTAAAACCGCATAAAAATGAGGTTGAGCTTTGAACAGTCATTTCCTACTTGGCCtatttaataatatttctctCTCAGTTTAGGGACTATTTTGTTTGAAGATGAAATCATTTCAAAGACCGCATTGCAAAATGTGTCGGCTTCATTTCGGTACACCAGTAGCACTGTGTACCTTGGGAATCTGCTTCTATGCGTGAACGAGCTTGGGTGCAGCCTTGGGACTGGGTCTTCTGTGGTAATCACTTGTGTAAGAGTTTAGAGGCTTAAAAAAATGCCGTAGTTAGAGGAACAGGCTGGATTTGGCCCATAAAGAGACATTATGAAGTCGTTGCGGAAGTACTTgagacttttttgtttcttttgccctAGTTCTCAAAACCACCGTGTTCAGTCGTGGCACAGAAGGCAGCGTGTGGTTATCTGCGAGCAATTAGCTACCCCCAGAAAAGGCATTTTGCCATTAGACACGCTGTGCTACATAAGGCTATGATTCTATTTCCAGCAATAGAAACGTGGGAAGCCAAAGTCGGTCGCTCCCAGAAGGGTGAGAGCATGTAGCAGCACCGATGGCACTAGGTTCAGCCACAGGTTTCTGAAGCACAGTCAATAAAAAAGTATCAGAAAGCTGTGGGATGTTGGCTGCTGGGAGCAAAGGCTACCTCAGTGAGTGTATCGTTAGTTCTAACTCTCCCAGATTGTCTTGGGTTTTATCTAATTCTTCTCCGTTCACTGGAAGCATTTTCATGGGTTtgaattgtaatttattttattttttcattcttagtGGAGGAGTGAACAGGGACTGGGCTGGGGTCCCTCGGAAGCTGTACCGACCCGGTTCGAGGGGGAGTGACTGCGTGTGCGTGAGGACTACTGGTCCCCCGTGGGGCCAGCCGGACTCCAGCGAGCACAGCGACAGGGGCGACCTGGACAACCCTCACCTGGAGCAATATGACGGCTGCCATCCACTGGCCGAGCAGTGTGTCCTAAGGGTGTGATTCCGAGCGCTGGATCCGAGGTGGGCGTAGGGTCCTGAAGCAAAACGTTGCACCTTGGGTGGGCAGCTCCAGCTTTATTCCCTTCCGTCTGTGCAAAGGGAGCAATAACAATCTCATGTTATTCGTGACTCTCTTTTAATGTACGGAGACGGAGAAGGAAACACTTCAGCCAAGTTAGTGGCTAAAAAACCAGCAACAGGATGCTTTCGTTCTCAGTGCTTTATTCCTATGGTATTTTTACATCTGGTGAAAAACTGTAAGATGCGCAACcagaattatatttaaaaactgatttcttGTGCAGTCAGGAAATAGATGCTTGTGTGCACGGTGGCGGGTGCGATGTGTTGTGTTTTAAGGCAGCGAGGTAGTGAGCACAAGAGCCACTGCGTCACCACCGCCTCGGTTTACGCACAGTCCTCCAGGTGCTTGAACTCTGCCAGCTGCATCGTAGTGCTAATGCTTCTTCCCGGGCACCCGATTTACTCCAAAGAGTTTGAAGGGAGCAGGGAGAAGCGTGAATTTCTCCTACAGTTAAGGTACATAGTGTCTAGGTGTGCGGTTTAGTTATACACGAGCTTTATCAAGTTCTTGGAGTACCAAAGGCAAAGGTCATAGCTGCATTTCCTCATTTAGTGTTTGTATTAGATACTGTGCAAAGAAGATATTGAAAGCCACCTACGAGGATCATCATTTTATATTAACCTCACCATCCTGGGCCTCTGATTCACTGCTTTCAAACTACTCCCATCAGAGATCGGTAGTTTTAGGTAGGCAATAACAACAGCTCTGTGGCAACACAACCGTCCTACTGTAACCTGCCTCCTGTTTCCATCCTGGTAGATGAGCTCCCATCTGGTACGTGTCGGTCAGACTACAAGCCAAGGCTGGATGTCCCCTCACAAGGCCCAGCTCCCCTCAAGTCTGTACACATTTTAACACAGCTGGCAAAATTCAGCAACACGAGCGACTCCCAGAAGAGCAGGGCAAGTTATTACCATTTCTGTGCAGGGCTGGAAAGGACAAGGGAGGACCCGCACGGGGCTTGGGTGCTATAAACCCCAGCAGGGAAGCAGTTGCTGTTTCTTGGAGTCTACCCTTAGAATCAGTTTCTGGTGTAGCCGCAGCCTCAAGAGAGACACGCAGATGACACGGAGTCCAGCAGTGGCAGAGATCCATGCTGAGCTGAGTTCAGGTCTGTCCTTAAGGCAGCTGCCACCTACGTATAAAGAGCCAAGAGCCATTTATAAACTCATCAGTTTTGGGCTACTACCACCTCTAAAGAAAGTCCCACAAAGCTAAGTAATTAGTGAATAACTAGGGAGATTACAGGAGGCCTGGCAGCGTTGCTGCAAAGCAAGAGCGATAACGCGATTGCAGCGGCAGCAGGACATAGTTCAGCACTTCCCCCTGGGATGTTTtgatggggctggagctgccgtGGACAGGAGCCACACAGCGGTTCAAATGTGTACATGCTTAGTGTGGTGTTTTGGGGGGTGGCGGGGTTTAGCCTGGgtctgttgtgtttcttttccactgtaaCCTCGACGAGAAGTCCTCTAAGGCACTGTCGGTCAGCAGTGGCAGTTGTACGCGTGGCTGAGTGGCAGCAGAGCCATCGCACATCGTCACGCTTTTGAAACTGAAACTTAGCCCTGGGCTTGTGCCCTCGTTGGGGTCGCAGCAGGCAACTCATTTCACCCAAGAACCCTAATGCTAAAGCTGTGTAAAGCCTGCAGGAAAGAGCTGCAAAGCTTTGTCGTCTCCACAACTTGGTGGCCATTACAAGTGTCAGCAGGTCATTTGCTTTTGGACACATCTCCTTTAACAAGAACTTGCATTTAGATGCCAAACCATCCCCCAAAGTGATTGGCAAGTGCctttaaaatagctttagaagTTGCAGCAAATTCCAGATTACTAGTCCATAGTTTAGTGTTTGGAAACACCGGGGGGAAGTCTCCTTTGCACTCAGAATAAGTCATCTATTaaagcagagaaggagactccCTCGCTGAGCTGAAGCGCTCCAAGATTATCTTGTTTCTACTCCAGCTCAAAGGCTCAGCTCTTTATCTACCCGCCCATCCCAGGAGAGGAAAGGGTGGGGAGAAGCCCAGCAACAGCTACACAGGGTCGCGTCAGCACAGACAGTGCTCTAATAAAGCTCACCATTCATCTGCAGTTTAGtaagttttattaataaaaggCGAATGCATCACAATCTCACCGAGCTGTTTTGGTTGTTTCGCTATTGCACTGAAGCTCCCCTTTCCCCACAGCGAAGCTGCAGCAGGTACACGCTCCTCCAGGAGGCCG from Chroicocephalus ridibundus chromosome 7, bChrRid1.1, whole genome shotgun sequence includes the following:
- the LOC134519065 gene encoding neuferricin isoform X1 → MRRGAAAAAALLCLGAACLLGRGFDPRAWLLPPPRHRLLSAAELARYRGAEGEPGLYLAVLGRVFDVERGRKHYGPGGAYSGLAGPVCPSGRDATRAFATGDFTPMGLVDDVSGLLPGEMLAIQSWLSFYSDNYDPVGKLVGRFYDENGTPTEALRQAEAAIEEALTFKAESEQRKQQFPPCNSEWSSAKGSRFWCSRQSGGVNRDWAGVPRKLYRPGSRGSDCVCVRTTGPPWGQPDSSEHSDRGDLDNPHLEQYDGCHPLAEQCVLRV
- the LOC134519065 gene encoding neuferricin isoform X2, with translation MRRGAAAAAALLCLGAACLLGRGFDPRAWLLPPPRHRLLSAAELARYRGAEGEPGLYLAVLGRVFDVERGRKHYGPGGAYSGLAGRDATRAFATGDFTPMGLVDDVSGLLPGEMLAIQSWLSFYSDNYDPVGKLVGRFYDENGTPTEALRQAEAAIEEALTFKAESEQRKQQFPPCNSEWSSAKGSRFWCSRQSGGVNRDWAGVPRKLYRPGSRGSDCVCVRTTGPPWGQPDSSEHSDRGDLDNPHLEQYDGCHPLAEQCVLRV